In Alteromonas sp. RKMC-009, the genomic stretch TACCCTGAACGTTCAGAGCCACTTCAAGTTGCCGGACTTGCTGCAAATGATTCAGCAGTCTTTTGCCCAGTGCCGTTGCAGAAGGTGGCTGTGTCCGCACCAGTACCGGCTGTCCTAACAGTGCTTCTAACTGATGAATGCGTTTACTCACCGCTGACTGGGTCAGAAACATTTTCTTCGCCGCTCTCTCAAAGCCTTTTTCCGCAATCACATAGGACAGCGCATCAAGTAACTGGTAATCAATCATGAATATCAGGAATGTATAGATAGATATAGTCATTAGATTAATAGTAAAAATGCCATTAATCTAGCGCCTGTGTGTTGTCATCAACTGTTGAATTACTGAGCGGGAGCCCGTTGTGCAATCATTTTTATCCGGAATGGGATTAGGTATGAGCCTGATCATTGCTATTGGTGCACAAAATATCTGGGTGCTCAGTCAAAGCATGGCCGGTGCTAACCGGCTGGCAATTGCCCTGACCTGCATACTCTGTGATGCCGTACTGATTTTTCTCGGCGTTTTTACCGCCAGTGAAATCAAAACCTGGATCCCGGGACTCATTCCCTGGCTGACCTGGGCAGGTGTGGCATTTCTGCTCTATCTTGCTTTTGGTGCGGCCAAACGGGCTTACGAAGGGTCGTCGGGCCTGACTCTTCATGCAGAAAAAGCTGCCAAAGCATGGTGGAAAACCAGTCTTGCCGCGCTGGCAATCAGCTTACTGAACCCCCACGTATATCTGGATACTGTTGTCCTGCTGGGCAGTATCGGCGCCCTGCAACCTGAACCACTGGTATTTGCTTTGGGTGCAACAACCGGTTCAGTGTTGTGGTTCGGCAGTCTGGTGCTGTTTTCTCCGGCACTGAAAAAGCTGCTGAAATCCCCGCTTCGCTGGCGTATTTTCGACAGTATTATTGCTGTAGCACTCTGCGCCATCGCCTGGCAGCTATACAACACACCTGCTGGCTGAACCCGGCCAGCCGCTTCCGGTAAATTCCGTTACGTTTTATTCAACGCATCAGATAGTGATTGAAATCGATACTCGCCGCGCACAGTGCAGCCTGAATGCGGTTATGTACGTTCAGTTTATTCAAGATGGCCGAAACATGAGCCTTGACGGTGGTTTCCGCAATATTCAGCTCGTAGGCGATTTGCTTGTTCGATTTGCCTTTCGCAATACACTCAAACACCAGCAGTTGTCTGCGAGTCAGTGCTGCAATTAATTTAGGGTCAATTTGCTGTGCGCTGTTCTCGTCTTTCGGCTTGCCGGTACCACTTTTACGGATAATATCCGGTGGCAGATAAACCTGGCCGGAAAGCACCTGCTCTAACGCAGCGACAATCTGTTCACAACTGGATGACTTGGTGATAAAACCCACTGCTCCATATGTAAATGCTTGCAGCACCACATTCTTATCTTCTTCCGCTGAGACTATCACAATAGGGATTTCGGGAAATTGATTACGAAACCGCACAATGCCGTTCAGACCATCCATACCCGGCATGTTCAGATCTAACAGCACCAAATCAATATCAGGATTCTCTTCAGCCACTTCAATTGCAGCATCAAGGTCTGTACAGGTAATGGTTTTTGTTTCTGCTATATTCCGCTCGACAAAGTCGGTAATGGCATAGCGAAACAGTGGATGATCATCTGCAACCAGGATTTCTACCATAATTGTAAACCTTTTGTTAATTCATGACTGATAGTAGTAAATTCCGCACAGGCCTGTCGAGCACTATGCACGGGTTATTTACCCGGCTTCTTCTTTTGTTGCATTCCACGTTTAGGATCGTAGCCCCAAATTGCAATACCGCAAAATACGACGGTAGTTGCAAAGGTGACCCAACCTGCGGTGGGATTCCAGCTCTCATATAACGCAAAACGAATCAGTTCTACTGCGTGAGTAAAAGGATTATATTGCGAAATCCAGTATAACCACTCGTTCGACTCTTTCAGTTTCCACAACGGATACAGCGCAGATGAAAGAAAAAACATGGGAAACACCACGAAATTCATTACACCGGCAAAGTTCTCCAGTTGTTTGATGAAAGATGACAGTAAAAGCCCGAGAGCGCCAAGCATTAATGCACCAACCAGCAATGCCGGTGCTGCGTATATGTAGCCCATAACCGGTACTTCGATACCCAGCAGATACGCCAGCAAAAAGAAGGCATAGGCCTGCAGTAACGAAATAATAGCGCCGGCAATGAGCTTACTTATCAGTAAAAACGGGCGGGGAAGCGGGCTGGTGAGCAGCACTTTCATACTTCCCATTTCACGGTCATACACCATGGACAGTGAGCTTTGCATACCGTTGAACAGCAAAATAATGCCCGCCAGACCCGGCATAATATATACATCATAAGTGATGTAGGTGTCGTAAGGCGGAATAATAGCGATACCCAGTGCAGCTCTGAAACCTGCGGCAAAAACAATCAGCCACAATAACGGCCTCACAAGGGCACTGACCAGCCGCGCCTTCTGATGCCAGAAACGCCACATTTCACGCACCACAATACCTTTAAATGCCATCCAGTACTTCATGCTGCTTCATCCTGTGTGGTCAGTTGCCGGTACAGGGCTTTTACGTCACCGGCCTGATATTCAGTGAGAGCAGTCTGACAGGGCATATCCAGCAAAATGTTCCCCTGATGTAACAGGATAAGGTTATCTTCCGGCAAGACTTCATCCACCAGATGGGTGGATGACAACACCGTAATGCCCTTCTCAGAGCACAGGTCGCGAATATGGCGGTTTATGCTGTCTCTGGTGGGCATATCCAACCCCACACTGGCCTCGTCGAGCAATAAAATGGCGGGTTCATGCAGCAACGCGCGGGCAATTTCTACTCTGCGGCGGTGACCACCGTTCAGTGAGCGCACTTTCTCATGCTGTCGCCCGGTCAAATCAAATCTGGCCAGTTCCCGCGCTATGGCGTCTTTCGTTGCAGAGGCAGACATGCCGTGCAAGCCGGCATGATAATTCAGGTTCTGATAAACAGTTAAATCTAAGTCCAGCGTGCTTTGCTGAAACACGATACCCAATGCGGCTAACGCCTTGCGCGGGGCTTTGGCTGTATCATGACCGCCCACAAAAATGTCACCTTCCGCACTTTGCAGCAACTGACAAAGCAGGTTGAACAGCGTACTTTTACCCGCGCCATTCGGGCCAAGTAACGCGTAGAAACGGCCCTGTTCCAGGTTCAGGTTCACATTGTGCAGTACTGTCTTTTGCTGATAACCGAACTGCAAGCCTGCGACAGATAATGCCAGGCTCATGGCTTCACCGCCACGCCCCAGGGATAACGTCCCACTTTCAGGGTTTTGATTACTTTTAATTTATCTGTATCGATGACTGATACATCGCCACTCACACCATTGGTGGTGAACAGCAAAGACTGATCGTTGGCGAAGGCGAGTTGCCATACACGACGTCCCACCAGCAGATAATCCAGCACTTCATAAGTTTTCGCATCGACCACCGCTACATGATTCGCAGGACCCAGTGCTACAAACGCATATTTACCGTTATCAGTCAGTTTCACGCCCACAGGCTGAATTTTATCCCTGTGTACTCCCGGAATTTTGAAATTAATCACCTGCGTAATCGCTTTGCTGTCCACATCAACGATGGAAACGGTTCCGCCAATTTCTGACGAAGCCCAGACGGTTTTACCGTCCTTGGTAAACTCCACGTGACGAGGACGCTGATCGACCAGTGTGTTGTCTACCAGTTGCTGATTTGAGGCGTCAATCCAGTGCAGCATATTAGTGGTTTCAGAGGTATTGATAACCCATCTACCATCAGGACTGGCAGCCATACCTTCAGGCTCCACACCCACGTCAATCTGTGCAATCACATCCCGTTTTTCCGTATCGACAACGGTGACTACGGCGTCGTCTTCGTTGGCGATATACAGGTGATGGTTATTGGGATGCAGCGCGAACTGCTCGGGATCTTCACCGGAAGGCAGGTTATGGATGATCCTGTTGGTACTTACCTCCAGGACCTGCACTGCGTCTGAATCGCTGGCGCAGATATACAGGTATTTATAGTCATTGCTGAAAATAATCCCCCTTGGCCGCATACCCACTTCGATGGTTTCAATTACTTCCAGTGAACCGGTATCAATGAGGGTCAATGTGTCATCTTTTTCGTTCGACACATATGCAACACCCGCCAAAGCAGGGCTGGCGAACAGCATCATTGCGGGGAGAACCAACGACTTCATACTTACTCCTTGACCATGGAACAACGGACTTCCGGCTTGTCATACCCCAGCGTATCTAAATCAGTCACGGGATGAAGAAAACCTTCCTGAGGAGACTGGGAAACCAGAGATTCCGGCTGCACTAACGGGATGGGCTGACGCAGTTGTCCGTTCCACTGGCGGAAGGTCAGTTTGCGTCCTTTGAACGCTGCCAGCTCAAATTTATCGCTCATAAGGTATTGATAAAGCGTAGCAGAGTTATTCGATTTTGTTCGGGTGACCGCTTCAGCAACGGCTCTGACAGCAAGCCAGGCGTTAAAGTCGTCATCATTCATAGGACGCTGATTTGCTTCAAAAAAACGGTTTTGCAGTTGGATAGCGCCCCACTGTTCAATACTGCGATGCCAGGAAGCAGCTTTGAGTCCGTGGGTACCGGCTACTGGACGGGGCAACCAGGTGTTGTACGGTAAATAAAAGCCAAACAGGTTTTGAGTATCTGCCACCAGCACCACGTCATAATCTTCCCCCTGCGTCAGGGCGGGTACTTCCTGCTGGGAAGTACGGCGTAAATCCGTGTCGAAGGTCCAGGTTTTATGCCCGGTAATTTTGGTGCCAAAGCGTTTTGATGCCCGTTCAAACGCCTGCGCCATGGCTTTATCGCCTTCACCACTGCCAGAAACTAAAAACCATTCCCGCCAGCGTTTTGCCATCAGAAACTGACCCAGTGCATCGCCCAGCATGGCGTAACTCGGGGAAGTGTGCAGTAAACCGGCCCGGCATTGATTTTGCCGCCAGCTGTCAGATTTGTTTGTTGCATTGAGCATCAGCCCGGCGTCGGCACCGGGCAGGGCCAGAATTGCCTGCAAGGTACTGTCGGGCACATCCAGGATCAGCGGCCCGCTATTGGCTTTAAGCCACGCCTGTACTTTGCCGGTGAGAGCCTCTCCGTTGGCATCTTCGAGTACCGTCAGCGCATAGCGATGTTTAAGAAAGCGACCGGTGGTATTGGAATCATCCGTCCCCAGCAAAGCGCCGGCAACACCATTGTTTTCAGGAGTTTTAAACAGCGCCAGTGAAGCAGAAGACGTCAGTCCGGTTTGTTTTACATAGGCGATATTTACCGGTAAGTCTTCAGCAAAGGATTGTGAGACGGGCACCAACAGGCTTAGCAGACACGGCAGAGCCAGAAACCGCATTACATAACGTGATGCAGCTTTCAGCGGTATTGCCAGGCCAGGTGTCGCCATTGTCGTTATTAGTGGGGCGAACATACCGGTACTCCTTTTGCGAAGGTGAACTAAATACTAGTTGATGACCCGTCCATTATGAATGAGCACAAAGGATGAAAGGTTTACTACCTTAGTACAATTGGACGAATCCGGCATATCACCTACCTTTTAAAACGTGTCTGGTTATGTCGCAAACACAACAAAACCTACTCAAGTTGTCCGCCAACTCTAACCAGCATTGACACTATCTGACAACTTTTGGAGATGTATAAATGAAAAATTTCTCAACCATATTGCGTAGTACGCTGGCAGCAGTTATCGCTGTGTCTTCAGCGCAGGCGCTTGCTCATGGCGATGTTACACCACAGGCAGTGGACACCAGCGCGTTACCTCAACTGGGCGAGGAATGGAAAGCCACGAACCCTTACACTGGTAATGAGCTGGCAATCAAAATTGGTGACTCTGCCTATAACCAGAACTGCGCCCGTTGCCACGGCCTGGAAGTTATTTCTGGCGGTATTACTCCGGATCTGCGTAAACTGAATGACGAAAACGAATTCTTCAGTCAGGAAGAAGCTGACGACTGGTTCATGATGCGTATCCGTAACGGTGCAGTTATCGACGGCCGTGTTTACATGCCGCCATTCGAAGGCATCCTTAGTCAGGAAGCAATGTGGGCAATCAAATCTTACATCGAAACTCGCGGCACCCCCGAGTAACAGCTATGGCTCGCTTATTACGTTGCTGGATAACGGGCCTTGCGCTGGCTGCCTTTATGGCAGGCAGCGCTTTTTCAGTTCAGGCCCGAAGCTATGACGATATTATTGAGTCAGGCTATATCACCATTGCGGTCTACAATAATTTCCCCCCTTATTCTTTTCTGGACGATGAATCTCCTGCCGGTGTCGACATTGAAGTAGGGAAAGCCATCGCTGCAGGATTAGGTGTTGAGCCACGCTGGATGTGGATTAATGCCGATGAAAATCTGGAAGATGATTTACGACAGGCAGTATGGAAAGGCCATATCATTACCCGCCAGAAAGCGGATTTGATGTTGCGTGTTCCTTACGACCGTAAATTCAGTTACGGCATTGACGGATACGGTCTGCCCCGCAATGAAATGGTGGTGATGTTCGGCCCTTATCACCGTGAAAAATGGGCGCTGCTGAAGAACACTGAAAAAACCAATGGCATCGACACACTGGCGATTTTCCAGTACGAGAAAATTGCCGTGGAAATCGACTCACTTCCGGACACCTTTTTAGGTTCAACCATTGGCGGCAGATTAAGGAAAAACATGGTGCATACTACCACCACCTTTGACGGCATAGACCTGTTCAAAAAAGGGGAAGTCGCTGCTGTTGCCGGCATGCAGTCACAACTGGAATGGGCACAACCTGCCTCCGAACAATACACCATCAATGCTACCGGTCTTGCTGCAATGAGCATTAAAGCCTGGGATATTGGTATGGCGGTGAAAACGGATTACCGGCAGTTGGCTTATGCCATTGAAGACATCACTGTTCCCATGATCGAAGACGGTCGCATGAAAGCCATTTTTGATGACTACAAGATTACCTACACGGTACCCGGGTTATACGCCGAAGAATAACCGGGCATACGGGGAGCGTGGTCCCGACATAAACACGCTTCCCATTTTAATTAAATCTTCCCCGTCCGTTTCAGTGCTGATACATCCCCAGACACACTGTTCCGCGTTCATCACGATTTGTTATGCAGACTACATAACCTATTGACCTGGCGTTATTTCCCTGTGCTTCTCACCCTCCCTTTTTGACCCGTTTTTCGGGGTATTACTACCAAGGGAGTAAAAATGATAATCCAAGGTTTAATGGTTGTTAAAAAAACATTAGCTAATACTGACCATGTCGTCGTCCGAAGATGTTCCATGCTTAGGGTCCGGAGGACGGATTAACAATAATGCAAGGCCGTAAGAAGAACGTTCCC encodes the following:
- the pedF gene encoding cytochrome c-550 PedF, producing MKNFSTILRSTLAAVIAVSSAQALAHGDVTPQAVDTSALPQLGEEWKATNPYTGNELAIKIGDSAYNQNCARCHGLEVISGGITPDLRKLNDENEFFSQEEADDWFMMRIRNGAVIDGRVYMPPFEGILSQEAMWAIKSYIETRGTPE
- a CDS encoding ABC transporter substrate-binding protein yields the protein MFAPLITTMATPGLAIPLKAASRYVMRFLALPCLLSLLVPVSQSFAEDLPVNIAYVKQTGLTSSASLALFKTPENNGVAGALLGTDDSNTTGRFLKHRYALTVLEDANGEALTGKVQAWLKANSGPLILDVPDSTLQAILALPGADAGLMLNATNKSDSWRQNQCRAGLLHTSPSYAMLGDALGQFLMAKRWREWFLVSGSGEGDKAMAQAFERASKRFGTKITGHKTWTFDTDLRRTSQQEVPALTQGEDYDVVLVADTQNLFGFYLPYNTWLPRPVAGTHGLKAASWHRSIEQWGAIQLQNRFFEANQRPMNDDDFNAWLAVRAVAEAVTRTKSNNSATLYQYLMSDKFELAAFKGRKLTFRQWNGQLRQPIPLVQPESLVSQSPQEGFLHPVTDLDTLGYDKPEVRCSMVKE
- a CDS encoding LysE/ArgO family amino acid transporter; translated protein: MQSFLSGMGLGMSLIIAIGAQNIWVLSQSMAGANRLAIALTCILCDAVLIFLGVFTASEIKTWIPGLIPWLTWAGVAFLLYLAFGAAKRAYEGSSGLTLHAEKAAKAWWKTSLAALAISLLNPHVYLDTVVLLGSIGALQPEPLVFALGATTGSVLWFGSLVLFSPALKKLLKSPLRWRIFDSIIAVALCAIAWQLYNTPAG
- a CDS encoding YVTN family beta-propeller repeat protein; translated protein: MKSLVLPAMMLFASPALAGVAYVSNEKDDTLTLIDTGSLEVIETIEVGMRPRGIIFSNDYKYLYICASDSDAVQVLEVSTNRIIHNLPSGEDPEQFALHPNNHHLYIANEDDAVVTVVDTEKRDVIAQIDVGVEPEGMAASPDGRWVINTSETTNMLHWIDASNQQLVDNTLVDQRPRHVEFTKDGKTVWASSEIGGTVSIVDVDSKAITQVINFKIPGVHRDKIQPVGVKLTDNGKYAFVALGPANHVAVVDAKTYEVLDYLLVGRRVWQLAFANDQSLLFTTNGVSGDVSVIDTDKLKVIKTLKVGRYPWGVAVKP
- a CDS encoding ATP-binding cassette domain-containing protein; translation: MSLALSVAGLQFGYQQKTVLHNVNLNLEQGRFYALLGPNGAGKSTLFNLLCQLLQSAEGDIFVGGHDTAKAPRKALAALGIVFQQSTLDLDLTVYQNLNYHAGLHGMSASATKDAIARELARFDLTGRQHEKVRSLNGGHRRRVEIARALLHEPAILLLDEASVGLDMPTRDSINRHIRDLCSEKGITVLSSTHLVDEVLPEDNLILLHQGNILLDMPCQTALTEYQAGDVKALYRQLTTQDEAA
- a CDS encoding response regulator: MVEILVADDHPLFRYAITDFVERNIAETKTITCTDLDAAIEVAEENPDIDLVLLDLNMPGMDGLNGIVRFRNQFPEIPIVIVSAEEDKNVVLQAFTYGAVGFITKSSSCEQIVAALEQVLSGQVYLPPDIIRKSGTGKPKDENSAQQIDPKLIAALTRRQLLVFECIAKGKSNKQIAYELNIAETTVKAHVSAILNKLNVHNRIQAALCAASIDFNHYLMR
- a CDS encoding ABC transporter permease; translation: MKYWMAFKGIVVREMWRFWHQKARLVSALVRPLLWLIVFAAGFRAALGIAIIPPYDTYITYDVYIMPGLAGIILLFNGMQSSLSMVYDREMGSMKVLLTSPLPRPFLLISKLIAGAIISLLQAYAFFLLAYLLGIEVPVMGYIYAAPALLVGALMLGALGLLLSSFIKQLENFAGVMNFVVFPMFFLSSALYPLWKLKESNEWLYWISQYNPFTHAVELIRFALYESWNPTAGWVTFATTVVFCGIAIWGYDPKRGMQQKKKPGK
- a CDS encoding substrate-binding periplasmic protein, with translation MARLLRCWITGLALAAFMAGSAFSVQARSYDDIIESGYITIAVYNNFPPYSFLDDESPAGVDIEVGKAIAAGLGVEPRWMWINADENLEDDLRQAVWKGHIITRQKADLMLRVPYDRKFSYGIDGYGLPRNEMVVMFGPYHREKWALLKNTEKTNGIDTLAIFQYEKIAVEIDSLPDTFLGSTIGGRLRKNMVHTTTTFDGIDLFKKGEVAAVAGMQSQLEWAQPASEQYTINATGLAAMSIKAWDIGMAVKTDYRQLAYAIEDITVPMIEDGRMKAIFDDYKITYTVPGLYAEE